One segment of Pseudomonadota bacterium DNA contains the following:
- a CDS encoding acetoacetate--CoA ligase: MKQPLWKPSEKRIKNANMTKFVEFINKRFNKQLTGYFDLYDWSVDNIADFWASVWDFVDIKASKKYEKVVDDLKKFPGTQWFTGAELNFAENLLRYRDKEVAFVFKCETKPSVRITYEELYKTVGRLASSLKEQGVKKGDRVVGYMPNMSETAIAMLATTSIGATWASCGSELGMQAVIDRFSQIEPKILFTVDGYLYKNKPFHMLADVKEVVAAVPSIKKVVVVSYVNEKPDITGIPDAVLYKDFLAIGKSDDIVFEQVPFDHPVYIMFSSGTTGKPKCMVQSVGGILINHMKELILHSDLKREDTIIYMTAPSWMMWNWLISSLAIGAKIVLFDGNPGYPDTGAMWKLIDDEKITIFGTSATYINMLKGQGFKPKELFDLSTLKEICQTGSALSAEGFEYVYQYIKNDVHFHSISGGTDINGCFAAGSPTIPVYAGQLQAPALGMKIKAYDEKGKPVYDKQGELVCEAPAPSMPLYFWNDPEHKKYNDAYFSVYPNIWRHGDYVEIYSDTRGITFFGRSDAILKPSGVRIGTAEIYNIVDGFGEIADCVAIGQNWENDQRVLLFVKLSSGATLSDELKDRIKKALRDKASPRHVPALIIDVPDIPYTFNMKKVESAITNIINGRPVTNRDALVNPKSLDYFEDILSVVQK; the protein is encoded by the coding sequence ATGAAGCAACCCCTTTGGAAACCATCTGAAAAAAGAATAAAAAATGCAAATATGACAAAATTCGTAGAGTTCATAAACAAACGGTTCAACAAACAATTAACCGGTTATTTCGATCTCTATGACTGGTCAGTTGACAATATAGCTGATTTCTGGGCAAGTGTATGGGATTTTGTTGATATTAAGGCATCTAAAAAGTATGAAAAAGTAGTGGATGACCTTAAAAAATTCCCTGGCACACAATGGTTTACAGGTGCAGAATTAAACTTTGCCGAAAACCTTCTCAGATACAGGGACAAAGAGGTTGCTTTTGTTTTTAAATGTGAAACAAAGCCGTCAGTGCGCATAACCTATGAAGAGCTTTATAAGACTGTTGGCAGACTTGCCAGTTCTTTGAAGGAACAGGGCGTGAAGAAGGGTGACAGGGTCGTAGGATATATGCCGAACATGAGCGAAACAGCAATTGCAATGCTCGCTACGACAAGTATTGGCGCTACATGGGCATCCTGCGGATCAGAACTCGGGATGCAGGCAGTTATCGACCGCTTCAGCCAGATAGAGCCGAAAATCCTGTTTACGGTCGATGGATACCTTTACAAAAACAAACCATTCCATATGCTCGCCGATGTTAAGGAAGTTGTAGCGGCAGTACCGTCAATAAAGAAGGTAGTTGTTGTTTCCTACGTCAATGAAAAACCGGACATCACTGGTATTCCTGATGCTGTTCTTTACAAGGATTTTCTGGCCATTGGAAAGAGCGATGATATTGTTTTTGAGCAGGTGCCCTTTGATCATCCTGTGTATATCATGTTTTCCTCAGGGACAACAGGCAAACCAAAGTGCATGGTACAGAGTGTTGGCGGGATACTGATCAACCACATGAAAGAGCTGATCCTCCATTCAGACTTAAAGAGGGAGGATACGATTATTTATATGACAGCGCCAAGCTGGATGATGTGGAACTGGCTTATAAGTTCACTTGCTATTGGTGCAAAGATTGTCCTTTTTGACGGAAACCCCGGATACCCGGATACAGGTGCCATGTGGAAACTGATAGATGATGAGAAGATAACCATTTTCGGGACAAGCGCAACGTATATTAATATGCTTAAAGGGCAGGGTTTTAAACCAAAGGAATTGTTCGACCTCAGCACACTCAAAGAGATCTGTCAGACCGGTTCCGCCCTTTCTGCGGAAGGGTTCGAGTACGTGTATCAGTATATAAAGAACGACGTCCATTTTCATTCCATCTCAGGCGGCACCGATATAAACGGTTGTTTTGCAGCAGGGTCCCCGACCATTCCCGTCTATGCCGGGCAACTGCAGGCGCCTGCACTGGGAATGAAAATAAAAGCATACGACGAAAAGGGAAAACCGGTTTACGACAAACAGGGGGAGCTTGTCTGCGAAGCACCAGCCCCTTCCATGCCTCTCTATTTCTGGAACGACCCGGAACATAAGAAATATAATGATGCATACTTTTCAGTATACCCGAATATATGGAGACATGGAGATTATGTGGAGATTTACAGTGATACCCGTGGCATTACCTTCTTCGGGCGTTCCGATGCCATATTAAAACCATCGGGGGTTCGTATAGGTACGGCTGAAATTTACAACATTGTCGATGGATTTGGTGAAATAGCCGATTGTGTAGCTATAGGACAGAACTGGGAAAATGACCAGCGTGTCCTCCTTTTTGTAAAGCTTTCTTCCGGGGCAACCCTGAGCGATGAATTGAAGGACAGGATTAAAAAGGCCCTCAGGGATAAGGCATCCCCGCGGCATGTCCCCGCTCTCATTATCGATGTCCCCGATATACCATATACATTCAACATGAAGAAGGTGGAGAGCGCTATAACAAATATCATTAACGGCAGGCCGGTTACCAACAGAGATGCCCTGGTCAACCCTAAGTCACTTGATTATTTTGAGGATATCCTGTCCGTGGTGCAAAAATAA
- a CDS encoding CBS and ACT domain-containing protein yields the protein MFVSDWMTKKVYTVTQNDSVSDAIKLLKEKKVKHLPVVKDGNKIVGILSDRDIKDYTPSKVSTFDIHELNYILFTTKVIKIMVKNVITAAPDMPIEEAAMTMYDKNIGCLPVVDKDKLIGIISDKDLFRVLVDITGVRQGGNRFYVVLKDKLGVTGEVLDVLRKHGFTLDSVLTTYEGAQKGYKRVVVRTKGAKGNIDAASKEIKELFGMPFM from the coding sequence ATGTTTGTATCTGATTGGATGACAAAGAAGGTGTATACGGTGACACAGAACGATAGTGTTTCGGACGCTATAAAATTATTAAAAGAAAAAAAGGTCAAACACCTCCCGGTAGTAAAAGACGGCAACAAGATAGTCGGTATTTTATCGGACAGAGATATAAAGGACTATACTCCTTCAAAGGTTTCGACCTTTGATATTCACGAACTGAATTATATCCTGTTTACGACAAAGGTCATAAAGATTATGGTGAAAAATGTCATTACCGCTGCGCCTGATATGCCTATAGAGGAAGCCGCTATGACGATGTATGACAAAAATATCGGATGTCTGCCTGTTGTGGATAAAGATAAGTTGATTGGTATTATATCTGATAAAGACCTGTTCCGTGTTCTCGTTGATATCACAGGTGTGCGGCAGGGCGGCAACAGGTTCTACGTGGTTCTTAAAGATAAACTGGGCGTAACAGGCGAAGTCCTCGATGTTCTCAGAAAACACGGGTTTACCCTCGACAGTGTTCTTACAACTTACGAAGGGGCACAAAAAGGGTATAAACGTGTTGTGGTAAGGACAAAAGGCGCAAAAGGCAATATTGATGCAGCCAGCAAAGAAATAAAAGAGCTGTTTGGTATGCCCTTCATGTAA
- a CDS encoding PAS domain S-box protein, translated as MDYKVQNKLDVSVLFVENESVKREKFAEMISKHVKKLYLAKDGNEGLALFREHKPEIVVTNLTLPYMNGIELVQKIKAVHDDTHIIMTVARNDLNYLIESIDTGISHYVLKPLEKEKLLAAVRKCADMVMLRRKIEQQNEHIMEFYLAVEHGPDIVIITDSKGNIEYSNPKFSGITGYSKEEAIGKTLAILKSDEVDTEAYTSLWNSIKSGNEWQGKLANRKKDGECYWASVSIFPVKDSKGQIGHFVYIQEDITGWKLTEEDLRVSEEMFKVLTMLAQDAIVMVDDRGRTNFWNEAAERMFGLPTTDAIGKELWDFMPSPEVREIFENKIKTYKETCQCSVSGNIIEQPALKNDGTLFPVEVSITAVHIRDKCHSIAIIRDITQRKQIEQNVLNEREKFQTLSENAPFGIMLVDKNGVLKYLNPNFIELFGYKHEEIPDGKSWFRKAFPESEYRHDVIGNWIKDMEDPIKGKKEPWVLTVTCKNGTQKIVDFFPVKLSSGESVIFCQDLTELKKNERKLLYISSYDFLTGLPNRHSMEEALRQAIELAKKGKKRGGLSALLFTDLDGFKDINAKLGHIAGDELLIAAAKMLKNALRGGDSVYRFGGDEFVILFRGVSMAEAKLAAERIQRTVNQHEFTVDYEKFKMDISMGIIQVDGAMDPVTLLSKAVNTLYKAKKLGRNHIAVYQGE; from the coding sequence ATGGATTATAAAGTCCAGAATAAATTAGATGTCTCGGTTTTATTTGTGGAAAACGAGAGTGTCAAAAGAGAAAAATTTGCCGAGATGATAAGTAAGCACGTTAAGAAACTGTACCTTGCCAAAGATGGAAATGAGGGTCTTGCACTTTTCAGAGAGCACAAGCCTGAAATAGTAGTAACAAATTTAACGTTGCCGTATATGAACGGGATTGAATTGGTACAGAAGATCAAGGCGGTTCATGATGATACGCACATCATTATGACAGTAGCTCGGAATGATTTGAATTACCTCATTGAATCCATTGATACAGGAATCAGCCACTATGTCCTTAAGCCCTTAGAAAAAGAAAAGTTGCTTGCTGCAGTCAGAAAATGTGCAGATATGGTGATGCTCAGAAGGAAAATTGAGCAGCAGAATGAGCATATTATGGAATTTTATCTTGCCGTTGAGCATGGTCCTGATATTGTTATCATCACAGACTCAAAGGGCAACATTGAATATTCGAATCCGAAATTTTCCGGGATTACCGGCTATTCAAAAGAAGAAGCGATCGGGAAAACGCTCGCCATATTAAAGTCCGATGAAGTTGACACCGAGGCATATACCAGTTTGTGGAACTCTATTAAATCAGGAAATGAGTGGCAGGGAAAGCTTGCGAACAGAAAAAAAGACGGTGAGTGTTACTGGGCCTCAGTATCCATTTTTCCTGTAAAGGATTCCAAGGGGCAGATTGGACATTTTGTTTACATCCAGGAGGATATTACCGGTTGGAAACTTACAGAAGAAGACCTCAGGGTAAGCGAAGAAATGTTTAAGGTATTGACTATGCTTGCCCAGGACGCCATCGTGATGGTTGACGACAGGGGTAGGACTAATTTCTGGAATGAGGCAGCGGAGAGAATGTTTGGTCTTCCCACTACTGATGCTATCGGAAAAGAACTCTGGGATTTCATGCCCTCACCGGAGGTCCGGGAAATCTTCGAGAACAAAATAAAAACATACAAGGAAACATGTCAATGTAGTGTTTCGGGTAATATCATTGAACAGCCCGCATTAAAAAATGACGGCACTTTATTCCCTGTTGAGGTTTCGATCACAGCGGTTCATATCAGGGATAAATGTCATTCAATTGCGATAATACGCGACATTACACAGCGTAAGCAGATAGAGCAGAACGTTCTTAATGAAAGAGAGAAATTTCAAACCTTATCTGAAAACGCCCCCTTTGGAATTATGCTGGTGGATAAAAACGGGGTTTTGAAATATCTGAATCCCAACTTCATAGAATTATTTGGTTACAAACATGAAGAAATACCCGATGGAAAGTCCTGGTTCAGAAAGGCCTTTCCTGAATCTGAATACCGGCACGACGTAATTGGAAACTGGATTAAAGATATGGAGGATCCTATTAAGGGGAAAAAAGAACCGTGGGTCCTTACCGTTACATGTAAGAACGGGACACAAAAGATTGTTGACTTTTTCCCGGTGAAATTAAGTTCGGGAGAATCGGTAATTTTTTGCCAGGACTTGACTGAATTGAAGAAGAACGAGAGAAAACTTCTCTATATTTCAAGTTATGATTTTCTCACAGGGCTCCCGAACAGACACTCCATGGAGGAAGCACTGCGGCAGGCAATAGAGCTTGCCAAAAAAGGAAAGAAAAGGGGAGGGCTAAGCGCACTGCTTTTCACAGACCTCGACGGCTTCAAGGATATTAACGCAAAATTAGGTCATATTGCAGGCGACGAGTTGTTGATCGCCGCGGCAAAGATGCTAAAGAATGCCTTACGTGGAGGTGATAGCGTATACAGGTTCGGGGGCGATGAGTTTGTAATACTCTTCAGGGGTGTAAGCATGGCTGAAGCAAAGTTGGCTGCCGAGAGGATACAGCGTACAGTAAATCAGCATGAATTTACTGTAGATTATGAGAAATTTAAAATGGATATCAGTATGGGTATCATCCAGGTAGACGGGGCGATGGACCCTGTAACACTGCTTTCTAAGGCCGTGAATACTCTGTACAAGGCAAAAAAGCTTGGTCGGAACCATATAGCGGTATATCAGGGCGAGTGA
- a CDS encoding GNAT family N-acetyltransferase: protein MGQYPEKFAPEKRVFGNIHAGDRIFIGTACGEPQYLVQALIRYVESNPKAFFDAEILHIWSLGVAPYTQEKFKYNFRHNSFFIGDNTREPVNKGLADYTPIFLSQVPRLLRRKSIPIDIALIQTSLPDDHGFVSLGVSVDIVKTAVENARLVIAQINTHMPRVHGDTFVNVKDIDFIVPYDELLLEFESSIPGEIAERIGKHVARIVEDGDTIQVGYGSIPNAILSNLSSKKDLGVHTELFTEGIAELMKNGVVTNSKKTIDRDKTVASFCMGKKQTYDFIHDNPCIEFRSIDYTNNPAIISQIRNIVAINSALEIDLTGQATAESIGRTFYSGIGGQADFMRGAALTPGGKTILVLQSTAQDETVSRIVPFLKEGAGVTLTRGDIHYVVTEYGIAYIHGKNIRERAMSLISIAHPKFQPWLVEEARKLSLVYKDQAYIAGKGGEYPEDLETYRTTKAGLKIFLRPVKISDEPLLKDFFYSLSESTIYKRFISARKNMPHEKLQEFFVVIDYTKQMVILAVLEHQGREVIAAVGQFRGNEGSHTAEVALMVQDEYQNQGIGTELLTHLTYIAKKQGLLGFSAEVLKENRMMLHLFEKMGFNIQRETLPEVYTLKLMFREV from the coding sequence ATGGGTCAATACCCTGAAAAGTTTGCCCCGGAGAAGAGGGTATTCGGCAATATACATGCCGGCGACAGAATATTTATAGGCACTGCCTGCGGCGAACCCCAGTACCTTGTCCAGGCGCTCATACGTTATGTTGAATCAAATCCCAAGGCCTTTTTTGATGCAGAGATACTCCACATATGGTCTCTCGGTGTAGCCCCCTATACACAGGAAAAATTTAAGTATAATTTCCGCCACAACTCCTTTTTCATCGGAGATAATACGCGTGAGCCGGTAAACAAGGGTCTTGCCGATTATACACCTATATTCCTTTCCCAGGTTCCGAGGCTTCTCCGGCGAAAAAGCATCCCCATTGATATAGCGCTCATACAGACCTCATTGCCGGACGACCACGGTTTTGTGAGCCTTGGCGTGAGTGTTGATATAGTAAAAACAGCAGTGGAAAACGCACGCCTTGTCATTGCCCAGATAAACACCCACATGCCACGCGTCCACGGTGATACCTTTGTTAATGTTAAAGACATTGATTTTATAGTGCCTTACGATGAACTCCTTCTTGAGTTTGAATCAAGCATACCAGGTGAGATCGCCGAACGGATAGGAAAACATGTTGCCCGCATCGTTGAAGATGGGGATACCATCCAGGTAGGTTACGGGAGCATCCCTAATGCGATCCTTTCAAACCTGTCGTCAAAAAAGGACCTTGGGGTTCATACAGAACTCTTTACCGAAGGTATCGCAGAACTGATGAAAAACGGTGTTGTTACAAACAGTAAAAAGACTATTGACCGTGATAAAACCGTTGCCTCCTTTTGCATGGGGAAAAAGCAAACATACGATTTTATCCATGACAACCCGTGTATCGAATTCAGGTCAATCGACTATACAAACAATCCGGCTATCATATCTCAGATCAGAAATATTGTTGCCATCAACAGCGCCCTCGAAATTGACCTTACCGGCCAGGCTACGGCAGAATCAATAGGCAGGACCTTTTACAGCGGTATCGGTGGGCAGGCAGACTTCATGAGGGGCGCCGCCCTCACGCCGGGAGGCAAGACAATACTTGTCCTTCAATCCACGGCCCAGGACGAAACAGTTTCGAGGATAGTTCCGTTTCTTAAAGAAGGGGCAGGCGTGACATTAACGAGAGGGGATATACATTACGTTGTCACAGAATACGGTATTGCCTACATCCATGGCAAAAACATCAGAGAACGGGCAATGTCGCTCATCTCCATTGCACATCCCAAGTTTCAGCCCTGGCTCGTTGAAGAAGCGCGGAAACTTTCTCTCGTTTATAAGGACCAGGCATACATAGCCGGAAAGGGGGGCGAATATCCCGAAGACCTGGAAACTTACAGGACGACGAAGGCGGGGCTTAAAATCTTTCTCCGACCTGTAAAAATCAGCGACGAGCCTCTCCTCAAAGATTTTTTTTATTCCCTTTCCGAGTCAACGATATACAAACGGTTCATATCTGCCCGGAAGAATATGCCCCATGAAAAACTGCAGGAATTTTTTGTTGTTATCGATTATACAAAACAGATGGTTATCCTCGCCGTGCTCGAACACCAAGGGAGAGAGGTCATTGCCGCGGTGGGCCAGTTTAGAGGCAATGAAGGAAGTCATACTGCTGAGGTTGCGTTAATGGTACAGGATGAGTATCAGAATCAGGGCATCGGGACTGAACTTCTCACACATCTCACATACATCGCAAAAAAACAGGGTCTACTCGGCTTTTCTGCAGAAGTTTTAAAGGAAAACAGGATGATGCTCCACCTTTTTGAAAAAATGGGTTTCAATATTCAAAGGGAGACGCTCCCGGAAGTCTACACGTTAAAGCTCATGTTCCGGGAAGTATAA
- the aspA gene encoding aspartate ammonia-lyase — translation MNKDKRIEHDMLGKREIPDTCYYGIQTLRATENFSISGTTISMYPLFVHSLAYIKKAAALANNKLGLLPDSIIEAVSKACDEILSGKLHDQFVVDMIQGGAGTSTNMNANEVIANLALEIIGYEKGRYDIIHPNNHVNMCQSTNDVYPTAIRLALILKIRALLEAMQCLYNAFEEKSIEFMNIIKMGRTQLQDAVPMTLGQEFSAYAVMIAEDIERLKEAEALVHEINLGATAIGTGINAHPDYSRLAILNLRKLTGIEFEASPNLIEATQDSGVYVQLSGILKRVAVKLSKICNDLRLLSSGPRCGFNEIHLPPMAPGSTIMPGKVNPIIPEVVNQIAFNVIGNDMTITMAAEAGQLELNVMEPIIAFSLFNSLVFLRRGCFTLADRCVKGITANREQCRQNVECSIGLATALNPYIGYEKSTEVAHEALETNKSVYEIVLEKGYLAKDKLDEILSPENMIKPRYTHDK, via the coding sequence ATGAACAAAGATAAACGCATAGAGCATGACATGCTTGGTAAAAGGGAAATACCCGATACATGTTACTATGGTATTCAAACACTGCGTGCCACGGAAAACTTCAGTATCAGCGGTACAACGATTTCCATGTACCCGCTTTTTGTTCATTCCCTGGCCTATATCAAAAAAGCGGCAGCCCTGGCAAATAATAAACTGGGTCTGTTACCGGACAGCATCATCGAAGCGGTTTCAAAGGCCTGTGACGAAATACTCTCCGGAAAACTTCATGACCAGTTTGTTGTGGATATGATACAGGGCGGTGCAGGCACATCGACAAATATGAATGCAAACGAGGTTATTGCCAACCTTGCCCTGGAGATTATAGGTTATGAAAAGGGACGATACGACATCATACACCCCAATAATCATGTGAATATGTGCCAGTCCACAAACGACGTATATCCTACCGCTATCCGGCTCGCATTGATTTTGAAAATTCGCGCATTGCTGGAAGCGATGCAGTGCCTTTATAATGCCTTTGAGGAGAAATCGATTGAATTTATGAATATCATAAAGATGGGAAGGACACAACTCCAGGATGCGGTTCCTATGACTCTGGGGCAGGAATTCTCTGCCTATGCGGTCATGATAGCAGAGGATATAGAGAGGCTGAAGGAGGCCGAGGCCCTGGTGCACGAAATAAATCTCGGGGCAACCGCTATCGGGACAGGCATTAATGCCCACCCCGATTACTCAAGGCTGGCTATTTTAAACCTGCGAAAGCTAACAGGTATTGAATTCGAGGCATCACCGAATCTTATAGAGGCAACGCAGGATTCAGGGGTATACGTCCAGTTATCCGGTATATTAAAACGTGTAGCCGTAAAACTGTCAAAGATATGTAATGATTTGAGGCTCCTTTCATCCGGTCCGCGCTGTGGCTTTAATGAAATCCACCTTCCCCCCATGGCTCCTGGTTCAACGATCATGCCGGGCAAGGTAAACCCCATAATCCCCGAGGTCGTTAATCAGATTGCCTTTAATGTTATCGGCAATGACATGACGATTACCATGGCTGCAGAGGCGGGTCAGCTTGAGCTCAACGTTATGGAGCCGATTATTGCCTTCAGCCTCTTCAACTCCCTCGTTTTTCTCCGACGGGGGTGTTTCACCCTTGCAGACAGGTGTGTGAAGGGTATCACCGCAAACCGGGAGCAGTGCAGGCAGAACGTGGAATGCAGCATTGGCCTTGCAACGGCACTGAACCCCTACATAGGTTACGAGAAATCAACGGAGGTTGCCCATGAGGCCCTTGAGACAAACAAGTCTGTCTATGAAATTGTACTGGAAAAGGGGTATCTTGCAAAAGACAAGCTGGATGAAATTCTTTCGCCGGAAAACATGATCAAGCCAAGGTATACACACGATAAATAA
- a CDS encoding nitroreductase family protein: MDILKVIHERRSVRKYKKDPVPDEIITEILDAARWSPSWANTQVCRYVVVKDQAVKEKLAEALPLTNPGRNGILDAPTVICLFAKKGVSGYYKGVPATNKGDWFMFDAGIAMEHIVLSAWNFGLGTVHVGLFDADKAQATLKIPPEYSVVEMIPLGYFEDIPKATPRKPLSELVSLDEFGKPYIAS; encoded by the coding sequence ATGGATATCTTAAAAGTAATACATGAAAGACGAAGCGTCAGGAAGTATAAAAAAGACCCTGTTCCTGACGAGATAATCACCGAGATCCTCGATGCCGCGCGGTGGTCACCATCGTGGGCTAACACCCAGGTCTGCAGATACGTTGTAGTAAAAGACCAGGCAGTAAAAGAAAAACTGGCTGAGGCGCTCCCTCTGACAAACCCTGGCAGAAACGGAATTCTGGATGCACCAACTGTTATCTGCCTCTTTGCAAAGAAAGGGGTTTCCGGCTACTATAAAGGTGTTCCGGCCACCAACAAGGGGGACTGGTTCATGTTCGATGCGGGCATTGCCATGGAACATATAGTCCTTTCTGCATGGAATTTTGGTCTTGGCACTGTCCATGTAGGGCTTTTCGACGCTGACAAAGCGCAGGCAACCTTGAAGATTCCGCCAGAGTATAGTGTTGTTGAAATGATTCCCCTCGGTTACTTTGAAGATATACCAAAAGCAACTCCAAGAAAACCTCTCAGTGAGCTCGTATCCCTCGATGAATTCGGAAAACCTTACATAGCTTCATAG
- a CDS encoding alpha/beta hydrolase, translating to MPFVKTNKFRIYYEVHGEGEVIFFMHHGFGCMKIWKGIYPRFVAEGYKVVMYDRRGYGRSEPGDDFLDFYVSDRYRPESVEELKTIKEHLGIEECHLVGQCEGGVIGVDYSIKYPGEVKTLTVASTQCYSEVPMTELNTMRLVTEFTDLEPGLQAKMIEWHGEAAEIYYNQFARYGGAYGVDYFDLRPILHMVACPALVLYPDRSSIFDVEQSVAFYRHLPRGELAVFPKCGHNSYDQRPEEYTRTVLDFLKRNKDGRDLKIRPKVSCLA from the coding sequence ATGCCTTTTGTAAAAACAAATAAGTTCCGGATTTATTACGAAGTTCATGGTGAAGGGGAAGTGATTTTTTTTATGCATCATGGTTTTGGCTGTATGAAGATATGGAAGGGCATCTATCCTCGCTTTGTGGCTGAAGGCTACAAGGTAGTAATGTATGACCGCCGGGGGTATGGCCGCTCTGAACCGGGGGATGATTTTCTGGATTTTTATGTAAGTGATCGTTACCGCCCGGAAAGTGTCGAAGAGCTGAAAACAATAAAGGAACACCTCGGTATTGAGGAATGTCATTTAGTGGGACAATGTGAAGGAGGCGTTATAGGTGTCGATTATTCCATCAAATATCCCGGGGAGGTTAAAACCTTAACTGTTGCCAGTACGCAATGCTACAGCGAGGTGCCCATGACCGAACTCAATACCATGAGGCTTGTAACAGAATTTACAGATCTGGAACCCGGACTGCAGGCCAAGATGATTGAATGGCACGGAGAAGCAGCAGAAATCTATTACAATCAATTCGCCAGATATGGCGGCGCTTATGGTGTAGACTATTTTGACCTGCGCCCAATCCTTCATATGGTTGCCTGTCCCGCCCTGGTGCTCTACCCGGACCGCAGTTCTATCTTTGACGTTGAGCAATCCGTCGCCTTTTACCGTCATCTTCCAAGGGGTGAGCTTGCCGTTTTTCCGAAGTGCGGCCACAATTCCTATGACCAACGCCCGGAAGAATACACCCGTACCGTTCTGGATTTCTTAAAGAGAAACAAGGATGGCAGAGACTTAAAGATCCGGCCTAAAGTATCGTGCCTGGCATAA
- a CDS encoding TRAP transporter substrate-binding protein, with protein sequence MGSVKEDFKEHIEASLELLRDRCFSLIRLLRETWPLLLLLAIIVGMAIWLAKPAPPRHVVIASGVSGSSADLFAKEYARFFRRHGILLEIVSTSGSRENIARLLDRKNSIHVAFVQGGLLKPEEAKELLSLGSTGYDPLWFFHRGPIGKEFKGVEALKTNKIAIGPPGSGTNALTRHILKLNGISVGPNILEIPFIDAARALQRGEIDGMIIVDSLDALVQALLYSPGVHLVQFTRVPAYTKQLHFIEAVQIPMGSIDMAKNLPPEDVQTIATTLNLLIDKNLHPAIQMLFMQAMTEVNGRESFFSHAKEFPSYKDPTVPESEIAQRYYQNGPPFLMRYLPFWLAEFIDRMSILLMPLIAFAYPIISSMPNFRRQRVLKRLQQQYGKLKFLENEIINNYEPSRRDEYTQRLDTLEQDAISLKVPQSFAENYFQLRSNIDFVRGILNKLETGQKKPINYSL encoded by the coding sequence ATGGGTTCGGTAAAAGAAGATTTTAAAGAACATATTGAGGCCTCTCTCGAACTCTTGAGGGATAGATGCTTCTCCCTGATACGGCTTTTGCGGGAAACCTGGCCGTTGCTGCTCCTCCTGGCAATTATTGTGGGCATGGCAATCTGGCTTGCCAAGCCGGCCCCGCCGAGACATGTGGTGATCGCTTCAGGGGTGAGCGGGAGCTCCGCAGATCTTTTTGCCAAGGAATATGCTAGGTTTTTTCGCCGACACGGCATATTACTGGAAATAGTTTCTACTAGCGGCTCCAGAGAAAATATAGCCCGGCTCCTGGATCGAAAAAATTCCATTCACGTAGCCTTTGTGCAGGGGGGACTTTTGAAGCCGGAAGAGGCAAAAGAGCTGCTTTCCTTAGGCAGCACAGGATACGACCCGTTGTGGTTCTTTCACCGTGGGCCAATCGGTAAGGAATTTAAGGGTGTGGAAGCACTAAAAACAAATAAGATCGCTATCGGGCCGCCGGGCAGCGGCACAAACGCCCTGACCCGGCACATACTGAAGCTCAACGGGATTTCTGTGGGACCAAATATACTGGAGATTCCATTCATAGATGCAGCCAGGGCACTTCAACGCGGCGAGATAGACGGTATGATTATTGTGGACAGCCTTGATGCCCTGGTTCAAGCCCTATTGTACAGCCCGGGGGTCCATCTGGTTCAATTTACCCGTGTACCGGCCTATACGAAGCAGCTCCATTTCATCGAGGCAGTCCAAATCCCTATGGGATCGATAGATATGGCGAAGAATCTGCCTCCTGAAGATGTGCAAACGATTGCCACAACCCTCAACCTGCTCATTGACAAAAACCTCCACCCTGCGATTCAGATGCTCTTCATGCAGGCAATGACAGAGGTTAACGGGCGCGAGAGCTTCTTTTCCCACGCCAAAGAATTTCCCTCCTACAAAGACCCCACCGTACCGGAAAGCGAGATTGCGCAGCGCTATTACCAGAACGGGCCGCCGTTCCTTATGCGCTATCTGCCGTTCTGGTTGGCCGAATTCATTGATCGTATGTCCATTTTGCTCATGCCGCTTATTGCCTTCGCATATCCGATCATCAGTTCAATGCCGAATTTCCGGCGGCAACGGGTACTCAAACGCCTGCAGCAGCAATACGGCAAGCTGAAGTTCCTGGAGAACGAGATCATCAACAATTATGAGCCGTCTCGCCGGGATGAATACACCCAGCGCCTTGATACCCTGGAGCAGGATGCAATCTCTCTCAAGGTACCGCAAAGTTTTGCTGAGAATTATTTTCAATTGCGTTCAAATATTGATTTTGTCCGCGGGATACTAAACAAGCTCGAAACCGGTCAAAAAAAACCCATTAATTACTCTTTGTGA